One window of Mangrovibacterium diazotrophicum genomic DNA carries:
- a CDS encoding replication-associated recombination protein A: MSLQPLAERLRPKKLDDYIGQEHLVGQGAVLRKMIDSGNISSLILWGPPGVGKTTLAKIIANTLDRPFHILSAISSGVKDVRDVIDKAQKQQFFSRANPILFIDEIHRFSKAQQDSLLGAVEQGVVTLIGATTENPSFEVISPLLSRCQVYILKHLEKDDLLRLLENAFEKDVELKNKQIDLKEYEALLRFSGGDARKLLNVLELVVNAEESDTIEITNDKVTKRLQNNLRTYDKNGEMHYDIISAFIKSIRGSDPDAAVYWLARMIDGGEDVKFIARRLLILAAEDVGLANPNALLLAQSTFDAVHQIGHPESRIILSECTIYLATSPKSNSAYEAINKALATVQRTGDLPVPLHIRNAPTKLMKELGYGKEYKYAHAYDGNFAEQDFLPEQMKKERFYIPQNNASELKILERLKNWWKKRY; this comes from the coding sequence ATGAGTTTACAGCCTTTGGCAGAGCGGTTACGTCCGAAAAAACTGGACGATTACATCGGGCAGGAGCACCTTGTCGGACAGGGAGCTGTTTTGCGCAAGATGATCGACTCCGGTAATATTTCTTCACTCATTTTATGGGGACCTCCAGGTGTGGGAAAAACCACTTTGGCCAAAATTATTGCCAACACGCTCGATCGGCCTTTTCATATTTTGAGCGCGATTAGCTCGGGGGTGAAGGACGTACGCGATGTGATTGATAAGGCTCAAAAACAACAGTTCTTCAGTCGTGCCAACCCGATTTTATTTATCGACGAGATTCACCGCTTTAGTAAAGCACAGCAGGATTCATTACTTGGGGCTGTTGAACAGGGCGTCGTGACCTTGATTGGTGCGACAACCGAAAATCCCTCGTTCGAAGTGATTTCGCCATTGCTGTCGCGCTGCCAGGTTTATATTCTCAAACACTTGGAGAAAGATGATTTGCTGCGACTGCTCGAGAATGCTTTCGAGAAAGATGTGGAGCTGAAGAACAAGCAAATCGACCTGAAGGAATACGAAGCATTGCTCCGTTTCTCAGGAGGTGATGCCCGTAAGTTGCTGAATGTATTGGAGCTTGTTGTAAATGCCGAAGAAAGCGATACGATTGAAATCACTAACGATAAAGTAACCAAGCGACTTCAAAACAACCTGCGCACTTACGATAAGAATGGCGAAATGCACTACGACATCATTTCGGCTTTTATCAAAAGTATCCGCGGAAGCGATCCGGATGCGGCTGTGTATTGGCTGGCGCGCATGATTGATGGTGGTGAAGACGTCAAGTTCATCGCCCGACGGTTATTGATTTTGGCAGCCGAAGACGTTGGACTGGCTAATCCGAACGCCCTGCTTTTAGCTCAAAGCACCTTCGATGCCGTGCACCAGATTGGTCATCCCGAATCGCGGATTATTTTATCGGAATGTACCATCTACCTGGCAACGTCGCCCAAGAGTAATTCGGCCTACGAAGCTATCAACAAAGCGCTGGCAACGGTGCAACGTACTGGTGATTTGCCGGTGCCGCTGCACATTCGCAATGCGCCAACCAAATTGATGAAAGAACTGGGCTACGGCAAAGAATACAAATATGCCCACGCTTACGACGGCAATTTCGCCGAGCAGGACTTTCTGCCCGAGCAAATGAAGAAAGAGCGCTTTTATATTCCGCAGAATAACGCTTCCGAATTGAAGATATTAGAGCGTTTAAAGAATTGGTGGAAAAAGCGTTATTAG
- a CDS encoding tetratricopeptide repeat protein — protein sequence MKFRLFIILVLLSSVASAQLNINHYIRVGQTRISTANYVGAIENFNIVIKFKPQLPEPYFLRGLAKHQLDDYRGAIADYDKAIEIKPYYPDAYMNRGLAHLSLHEYANAIADYDKALELSPRNAAIYNNRGIAKISMKDVDGAIADYDAALEANPNFVNAYINRSNANIVKGDLTEAIRDLNKAIIIRPHFASAYLLRGLARFEMNDFASALRDFDQTIKLDPQNAYAYNNRGIVKQRLEDFQGAIMDYDLALQLDPTMPNAYFNRGIAKEVLGLPGFEEDYRIAAKLDPKLDVKRRPTEEEYYAQLQKQQQQQQQQQQQGGQSQTQSQNQNQGQAQTQSQAQGQGQALAQNTQQQKANDQEKDDDQKAKDEQAEKDRRRFRLSLADTRELPNYEEDVEDGRIQNKNVIIELQPIFRIASFSENSVNYERLQYYNLALEELNKYNNYSPQMTITNHETADFADSFKNNILYFNEKIKTNESSENYLSRGIFKFLTNQYNDAIEDFNKSLKLDSKNLIAFYSRANCRIKMVEILEAVPDLSQDMTISIGADSPNNQTVKKENLNDYKEILADYERCIKINPAFPFVYYNKAYVLCKLDKYDEAMSNLDKAIELQPDFAEAYFNRGLTKIYLDDVEGGAMDLSKAGELGIEDAYNIIKRYCN from the coding sequence ATGAAATTCAGATTGTTTATCATACTTGTTTTGTTGAGTTCGGTTGCTTCGGCACAGCTCAATATCAATCATTATATCCGTGTTGGGCAAACCCGGATTTCGACTGCGAATTATGTTGGGGCGATTGAGAATTTTAATATTGTCATCAAATTTAAGCCTCAACTTCCGGAGCCCTATTTCTTGCGGGGACTTGCCAAGCACCAGTTGGATGACTACAGGGGTGCCATTGCCGATTACGATAAAGCGATCGAAATTAAGCCCTATTACCCGGATGCTTACATGAACCGGGGCCTCGCGCATTTGTCGCTGCACGAATATGCCAATGCTATTGCCGACTACGATAAAGCGTTGGAACTTTCGCCCCGAAACGCAGCCATCTACAATAACCGGGGGATTGCGAAAATCTCGATGAAAGATGTTGACGGAGCGATTGCCGATTACGACGCCGCACTGGAGGCCAACCCTAATTTTGTGAATGCCTACATCAATCGCAGTAATGCGAATATTGTCAAAGGAGATTTAACAGAGGCAATCCGTGACTTGAACAAGGCGATTATTATTCGGCCACACTTTGCCAGTGCATACTTGCTGCGCGGATTGGCCCGCTTTGAAATGAATGATTTTGCTTCGGCATTGCGTGATTTCGATCAAACCATCAAGCTCGATCCGCAAAATGCCTACGCTTACAATAACCGCGGGATTGTCAAACAACGGTTGGAGGATTTTCAGGGTGCGATCATGGATTACGACCTGGCACTGCAACTGGACCCGACGATGCCGAATGCTTATTTTAACCGGGGAATTGCCAAGGAAGTGTTAGGCTTACCCGGTTTCGAGGAAGATTACCGCATAGCGGCCAAACTGGATCCGAAGCTGGATGTCAAACGGCGCCCAACCGAAGAGGAATACTACGCTCAGCTGCAAAAACAACAACAGCAACAACAACAACAACAACAACAAGGTGGGCAGTCGCAAACTCAGAGCCAGAACCAGAACCAGGGACAAGCACAAACACAGTCTCAAGCTCAGGGGCAAGGACAGGCATTGGCTCAGAATACACAGCAACAAAAAGCGAACGATCAAGAGAAGGATGACGATCAAAAAGCGAAAGATGAGCAAGCCGAGAAGGATCGCCGACGCTTCCGCCTGTCGTTGGCGGATACCCGCGAATTGCCGAATTACGAAGAGGACGTAGAAGACGGACGAATCCAGAATAAAAACGTGATTATCGAGCTGCAACCGATCTTCCGGATTGCATCATTCAGCGAGAACTCGGTGAATTACGAGCGTTTGCAGTATTACAACCTGGCGCTGGAAGAGCTGAATAAATACAACAACTACAGTCCGCAGATGACTATTACAAACCATGAAACTGCCGACTTTGCGGATAGTTTCAAGAATAATATTCTGTATTTCAACGAAAAAATAAAAACAAACGAGTCGTCGGAAAACTATTTGAGCCGGGGGATCTTCAAATTCCTGACCAATCAGTATAACGACGCCATCGAGGATTTTAATAAAAGTTTGAAGCTGGACAGCAAAAACCTGATTGCCTTCTACAGTCGAGCCAATTGCCGGATTAAGATGGTTGAAATTCTGGAGGCTGTACCGGATCTGTCGCAGGATATGACGATCTCGATTGGAGCGGACTCGCCGAATAATCAGACGGTGAAGAAAGAAAATCTGAACGATTACAAAGAGATTTTGGCAGACTACGAGCGCTGTATTAAAATCAATCCGGCATTCCCGTTTGTTTACTACAACAAAGCGTATGTTTTGTGTAAGCTGGATAAATATGATGAAGCGATGAGCAACCTGGACAAAGCCATTGAGCTGCAACCCGATTTTGCGGAGGCTTACTTCAACCGCGGGTTAACAAAGATTTACCTGGACGATGTTGAGGGGGGAGCGATGGACTTGAGTAAAGCAGGGGAACTTGGAATTGAAGACGCTTACAACATCATTAAACGCTACTGTAATTAA
- a CDS encoding DNA-3-methyladenine glycosylase I yields the protein MENRCDWCLKDDLYRDYHDQEWGVPVYDDKILFEFLILEGVQAGLSWHTVLKKRENYRKAYDDFDYKKVATYDEVKVAELLLNKGLVRNKLKIAASITNAQQFLKVQEEFGSFSNYIWGFVDHKPIINHFQSLKEVPATTAISDAISKDMKKRGFKFVGSTIVYAHMQATGMVNDHLVGCFRHKEVMCNE from the coding sequence ATGGAGAATCGATGTGATTGGTGTTTGAAAGATGATTTGTACCGTGACTACCACGACCAGGAATGGGGAGTTCCCGTTTACGATGATAAAATTCTGTTTGAATTTTTAATTCTAGAGGGCGTGCAAGCCGGTCTCAGCTGGCATACCGTGTTAAAGAAACGAGAAAACTACCGCAAAGCCTACGATGACTTTGATTACAAGAAAGTAGCCACTTACGACGAAGTTAAAGTGGCAGAGCTTTTACTAAATAAGGGACTCGTCAGAAACAAACTGAAGATTGCGGCCAGCATTACCAATGCCCAACAGTTTCTGAAAGTCCAGGAAGAATTCGGCTCCTTCTCGAACTACATTTGGGGATTCGTCGATCACAAACCAATCATTAATCACTTCCAAAGCCTGAAAGAAGTCCCGGCAACAACGGCTATTTCAGATGCAATAAGCAAAGACATGAAAAAGCGGGGATTTAAATTTGTCGGATCCACGATTGTTTATGCGCACATGCAGGCCACCGGAATGGTCAACGATCATTTGGTGGGTTGTTTCCGGCATAAGGAAGTAATGTGTAATGAGTAA
- a CDS encoding glycoside hydrolase family 43 protein, whose protein sequence is MKMHVLTAFGLFVLIVSSCQSKKEQARKKIYSGNPILPGWYADPEGAIFGDEYWIYPTYSDHYGTPDTSTFVSDAQLAMRKNAINKHYFVPTFFNAFSSKDLITWEKHPHVLDIKDVDWASYALWAPSIIHENNQYYLFFGANDIQNEDQLGGIGVAVADSPAGPFHDAIGKPLINEIKNGAQPIDQFIFRDDDGQHYLYFGGWGHCNVAKLSQDLLHIESFADGERFKEITPEHYVEGSFMFKRNGKYYFMWSEGGWMGPDYSVAYAIADSPTGPFKRISKILQQDSTIATGAGHHSVIHIPNTDDYYIVYHRRPLDTTIPYHRETCIDKMTFDKDGFINPVKMTNEGVEQRTLTIN, encoded by the coding sequence ATGAAAATGCATGTGCTAACGGCTTTTGGCCTTTTCGTTTTAATTGTCAGTTCCTGTCAGTCGAAAAAGGAGCAGGCGAGGAAAAAGATTTATTCCGGGAATCCAATCTTGCCGGGGTGGTATGCCGATCCGGAAGGAGCCATCTTTGGCGATGAGTACTGGATTTACCCGACTTATTCCGATCATTACGGAACACCTGATACTTCAACCTTTGTTTCGGATGCACAGTTGGCGATGCGAAAAAATGCTATCAACAAACATTATTTTGTCCCGACTTTCTTTAATGCTTTTTCGTCGAAAGATTTGATCACCTGGGAGAAGCATCCGCATGTACTGGATATTAAAGATGTGGATTGGGCATCGTATGCCTTGTGGGCGCCATCGATAATCCACGAGAACAACCAATATTACCTTTTCTTTGGGGCCAACGACATCCAGAATGAAGATCAGCTAGGAGGTATCGGGGTTGCTGTAGCCGATAGTCCTGCCGGACCTTTCCACGATGCAATTGGTAAGCCGCTGATCAATGAAATTAAAAATGGAGCTCAGCCTATCGACCAGTTTATTTTCCGCGACGACGACGGACAGCATTACCTTTATTTCGGTGGCTGGGGACATTGCAACGTTGCTAAACTCAGCCAGGATTTGTTGCATATTGAGTCGTTTGCCGATGGCGAACGTTTCAAGGAGATTACCCCGGAGCATTATGTCGAAGGTTCGTTCATGTTTAAACGAAATGGCAAATACTATTTCATGTGGTCGGAAGGTGGATGGATGGGGCCTGATTACAGTGTAGCTTATGCGATCGCTGATTCGCCGACAGGCCCCTTTAAACGAATTTCCAAGATATTGCAACAGGATTCGACCATTGCAACCGGCGCGGGCCATCATTCCGTGATTCACATTCCCAATACCGACGATTATTACATCGTTTATCACCGTCGGCCTTTGGATACCACAATTCCATATCATCGCGAAACTTGTATCGACAAGATGACCTTTGATAAAGATGGTTTCATTAACCCGGTTAAAATGACCAATGAAGGAGTGGAACAGCGAACATTGACTATCAACTAG
- a CDS encoding RluA family pseudouridine synthase, translating into MYPNHFAAFKSNISSVTVPGRFPFVFNSEPHLLCRIAADELQKTISEQAGWNSIFGLDGQGGGVGKMFGVLVVQAEDGKLGYLAGFSGAIDGRNEFPGFVPPVFDLLNPQGFFKVGEQQLNELNTAIRKLEKSKELEEATDKVRLLEDEMRLVLTDWKDRMKVGKKERKEQRTRAEATLTGKDLEARLEELNRNSQLEKIDYKKAVSAQAKNVDQAKELLDGLLNPILTLKQQRKEQSARLQLEIFDQFRLLNLKGEVKTVPEIFRALGQEVPPAGAGDCAGPKLLQYAFQQNLKPIALAEFWWGVSPKSEVRKHKQFYPPCRSKCAPIMTHMLKYLDMEADPLAEKMKTPVELEILFEDEWLMVVNKPAQFLSVPGKEVVDSVQQRIRQMHPEAEGPLLVHRLDMATSGVLLIAKDPVTHKELQSQFIKRATLKRYVAVLDGLLQEDGGAIDLPLRVDLDNRPQQLVCFEHGKSARTRWEVIDRKNDRTRVAFYPVTGRTHQLRVHAAHPEGLNTPIVGDELYGTAADRLYLHAEYLEIVHPQTGEKIGFTAPLPF; encoded by the coding sequence GTGTATCCAAATCATTTTGCAGCTTTCAAGTCCAATATTAGTTCTGTTACTGTACCAGGGCGATTTCCGTTTGTATTCAACAGCGAACCGCATTTGTTGTGCCGTATTGCTGCCGACGAGCTACAGAAAACCATCAGCGAGCAGGCAGGATGGAATAGCATCTTTGGCTTAGATGGACAGGGAGGAGGTGTTGGCAAAATGTTTGGTGTTTTGGTGGTACAGGCTGAAGATGGAAAGTTAGGCTATTTGGCAGGTTTTTCCGGGGCCATCGACGGACGAAATGAGTTTCCCGGTTTTGTGCCCCCGGTTTTTGACTTGTTAAATCCGCAAGGTTTTTTCAAAGTTGGAGAGCAACAACTGAATGAATTAAATACTGCAATTCGGAAGTTGGAGAAAAGCAAAGAACTGGAAGAGGCCACGGATAAGGTTAGGTTACTGGAGGACGAAATGCGGTTGGTGCTCACAGATTGGAAGGATAGGATGAAAGTGGGTAAGAAAGAACGAAAAGAGCAACGGACTAGAGCCGAGGCAACACTCACTGGTAAAGATTTGGAAGCTCGGTTGGAGGAACTAAACCGAAATAGTCAGCTGGAGAAAATAGACTATAAAAAAGCGGTGTCAGCACAAGCAAAGAACGTTGATCAGGCAAAAGAACTACTGGATGGCCTGTTAAATCCTATTTTGACATTAAAGCAACAACGCAAAGAACAATCGGCACGTTTGCAGTTGGAAATCTTCGATCAATTTCGGTTACTGAATTTAAAAGGGGAGGTGAAAACTGTTCCTGAGATCTTTCGGGCGCTGGGACAAGAGGTGCCACCTGCAGGTGCGGGCGATTGTGCCGGCCCCAAGTTATTGCAGTACGCTTTTCAGCAGAATTTAAAACCCATTGCCCTGGCCGAGTTTTGGTGGGGCGTTTCACCAAAGTCGGAGGTTCGCAAGCATAAGCAGTTTTACCCGCCTTGCCGCAGTAAGTGTGCTCCTATAATGACGCATATGCTGAAGTATTTGGATATGGAGGCCGATCCGTTAGCAGAGAAAATGAAAACACCTGTGGAGTTGGAAATTCTGTTTGAAGACGAATGGCTGATGGTGGTCAACAAGCCCGCACAGTTTCTGTCGGTTCCCGGTAAGGAAGTAGTCGACTCGGTTCAACAACGAATCAGACAAATGCATCCCGAGGCTGAAGGTCCTTTGTTAGTACATAGACTGGACATGGCTACTTCCGGGGTGTTGTTGATTGCCAAAGACCCGGTGACACACAAGGAATTGCAAAGTCAGTTTATCAAACGAGCAACCCTGAAGCGCTATGTGGCTGTTTTGGATGGTTTGTTGCAAGAGGACGGGGGTGCGATTGATTTGCCGCTACGCGTTGACTTGGATAACCGACCGCAGCAGTTGGTTTGTTTCGAACATGGAAAATCGGCCCGTACCCGGTGGGAAGTCATTGACCGCAAGAACGACAGAACGCGCGTTGCTTTTTATCCCGTTACCGGGCGTACACACCAGTTGCGTGTTCATGCGGCTCATCCCGAAGGATTGAACACCCCAATTGTGGGAGACGAGTTGTATGGAACCGCGGCCGATCGTTTATACCTCCATGCCGAGTATCTTGAGATTGTCCATCCTCAAACCGGCGAGAAAATTGGCTTTACTGCGCCACTGCCTTTTTGA
- a CDS encoding VOC family protein, whose protein sequence is MKRNLKTFSTVIVLTLIVTACTTGIEFPSVTQSPTGLHNTGQFVWHDLATYDPSTAKAFYSKVFGWEFETLGSGDNLYYVIKNNGVPIGGLFKLADKYGKAAEWIGSMSVSDLDAAIRYNEASGGNTIFKKAAFAGRGETVMLKDPQGAFIALLTSESGDPLPKRPGDIAMNSWLWNELWTTSLTESVDFYKGLIGYESDAVTGAKAPYIIFKSENKVYSGAIGNPVEGARSSWMPYIKVKDVNETLELAKAAGAHVMMEPSPSIRKGTVAVLTDPTGGQFTIQQWILK, encoded by the coding sequence ATGAAACGAAACCTCAAAACTTTCTCTACGGTTATTGTTTTAACATTAATCGTAACGGCCTGCACCACAGGCATCGAATTTCCGTCCGTAACACAAAGTCCGACAGGTCTTCACAACACCGGTCAGTTTGTCTGGCACGACCTGGCAACCTACGATCCATCTACAGCCAAAGCATTCTATTCTAAAGTCTTCGGATGGGAGTTTGAAACCTTAGGCTCCGGCGACAATCTGTACTATGTCATTAAAAACAATGGCGTGCCAATTGGTGGCCTCTTCAAACTCGCCGACAAGTATGGTAAAGCGGCTGAATGGATTGGTTCCATGTCTGTTTCCGATCTGGATGCTGCCATTCGCTACAATGAAGCTTCGGGCGGCAACACCATCTTTAAAAAGGCAGCCTTCGCCGGACGTGGTGAAACCGTCATGTTAAAAGATCCACAAGGAGCCTTTATCGCTCTGTTGACCTCCGAAAGCGGCGACCCCTTGCCAAAGCGTCCGGGAGATATCGCTATGAATTCCTGGCTCTGGAATGAGCTTTGGACAACCAGCCTGACGGAATCGGTTGATTTTTACAAAGGGCTGATTGGCTACGAATCGGATGCAGTTACAGGCGCAAAAGCACCCTACATTATTTTCAAAAGTGAAAACAAGGTTTATTCCGGGGCTATCGGCAACCCGGTGGAAGGTGCCAGGAGTTCCTGGATGCCGTACATTAAGGTGAAAGATGTTAACGAAACCCTGGAACTGGCAAAGGCGGCAGGCGCGCATGTGATGATGGAGCCCTCCCCTTCGATCAGAAAAGGCACTGTAGCTGTCCTCACCGACCCAACCGGCGGTCAATTCACAATACAACAATGGATCTTAAAATAA
- a CDS encoding META domain-containing protein — protein sequence MKHTFLYGLILIFAACYGSNHESIYWVNSYRVDCVGVGPMKCMLIKKGADLNEGEWLNFYSRIEGFEYEPGFIYKLKVKEEQLKNVPADASSIKYSLIEILEKEADPKVALTGDWELVKMNGEPFDLPEFRGTVAILPKIHIDYLDMQISGVDGCNNFSGKIKSIDDSSVEWGPLAATGKMCPDMTLANAFSRTFNEVKQYRLEGDKLSFLDETATELLEFTRAAEANVLLNDIWVAEFIDGTDVKDKTNAPRLEINSSQMIAMGTDGCNNFTGKITKLTNSELTFGPLAGTRKVCPDMEIPEKFNQILPLVRAYKLANLKLTLLDEQNKTLIILKKTD from the coding sequence ATGAAACACACATTTTTATACGGTTTGATCCTGATTTTTGCCGCATGCTACGGTTCCAATCACGAATCCATTTACTGGGTAAACAGCTATCGCGTGGACTGCGTTGGTGTTGGCCCCATGAAATGCATGTTAATCAAAAAAGGAGCTGATTTAAACGAGGGAGAATGGCTAAATTTCTATTCCAGGATAGAAGGATTTGAGTACGAACCCGGCTTTATTTATAAGTTGAAAGTAAAGGAGGAACAGCTAAAGAATGTCCCCGCCGACGCTTCATCCATCAAATACAGCCTGATCGAAATACTGGAGAAGGAAGCAGATCCGAAAGTCGCGCTAACCGGAGACTGGGAATTGGTGAAAATGAACGGTGAGCCGTTTGATCTGCCCGAATTTCGTGGCACAGTAGCCATTCTTCCGAAAATCCATATCGATTACCTCGATATGCAGATTAGCGGGGTGGACGGCTGCAACAACTTCTCCGGCAAAATCAAGTCAATCGATGATTCTTCCGTCGAATGGGGTCCGTTGGCAGCTACCGGCAAAATGTGTCCGGACATGACTCTTGCGAACGCTTTTAGCCGAACATTTAACGAAGTGAAACAGTATCGGCTGGAAGGTGACAAACTCAGCTTCCTTGACGAGACTGCAACAGAACTACTCGAATTTACCCGGGCTGCAGAAGCAAATGTTTTGCTGAACGACATTTGGGTAGCTGAATTCATCGACGGTACAGACGTCAAAGACAAAACAAACGCGCCCCGACTGGAGATCAACAGCTCTCAAATGATAGCGATGGGTACCGATGGATGCAACAATTTCACCGGCAAAATAACCAAACTGACCAATTCCGAGCTCACTTTTGGCCCCCTGGCCGGAACCCGAAAAGTGTGTCCCGATATGGAAATTCCGGAAAAATTCAACCAGATTCTTCCGCTTGTCAGGGCTTATAAACTTGCCAACTTAAAACTCACCCTGCTCGATGAGCAAAATAAAACGCTGATAATTTTAAAAAAGACAGATTAA
- a CDS encoding DUF2541 domain-containing protein: MKNILLLGCLILAFSLQLAAQSDEDGWVRLAEKTVSYKAETDNVSLIGKKTNLSKIKLTCVQGTVKLKHIRVEMSDGTKKEYDPKGTGVFSKGMSSFAFELPGKDTKLKDLEIEYDSVGAVAVTKRAKVEVWGKERKEKDE, translated from the coding sequence ATGAAAAATATACTACTCTTGGGATGCCTTATTTTGGCCTTCAGTCTGCAATTAGCTGCGCAGTCTGACGAAGACGGCTGGGTACGACTGGCTGAAAAGACCGTTTCGTACAAAGCAGAAACGGACAACGTTAGCCTGATTGGCAAAAAAACAAACTTGTCTAAAATTAAGCTGACTTGTGTACAGGGAACTGTAAAATTGAAACACATTCGGGTAGAAATGTCCGACGGAACCAAAAAAGAATACGATCCGAAAGGAACCGGTGTGTTCTCTAAAGGAATGTCGTCGTTCGCATTTGAATTGCCCGGGAAAGACACCAAACTGAAAGACCTTGAAATAGAATATGACTCGGTTGGAGCAGTAGCCGTGACGAAACGTGCCAAAGTTGAAGTGTGGGGCAAGGAACGTAAAGAAAAGGACGAGTAA
- a CDS encoding RapZ C-terminal domain-containing protein — translation MDLKIKEDIIRLYEKHFQEEMTVFELLPASGSYREYCRIKSANFQAIGAHNADIKENQAFISFTNHFFAEGMPVPEIYAVNPEETCYIQEDLGDLTLFDYLSRTREREGFSNKIVQVYKRVLRELPKLQITAGQGIDYSFCYPRAAFDKQSMMWDLNYFKYYFLKLAKIPFDEQALEDDFKTFTKYLLQAESDYFLYRDFQSRNIMLRDNKVAFIDYQGGRKGPLQYDLASLLYDAKADIPQAIRNELLEFYLDELEKYKEVNRDRFKAFFSGYVLIRIMQAMGAYGFRGFYEKKEHFLKSIPFALDNLAYLIENHTIPVQLNELFKVLRSVSESEYLREIGKQSEELTVRVTSFSYKKGIPHDPSGNGGGFVFDCRAIHNPGRYDEYKQLTGKDPEVIEFLETRSEMAEFLKNVTGLVDQSVNTYLRRGFTNLSVNFGCTGGQHRSVYAAEHMAKHLKNNFKVNVVLTHREQDF, via the coding sequence GTGGATTTAAAGATTAAAGAAGATATTATTCGCTTGTACGAAAAGCATTTTCAGGAAGAAATGACTGTTTTTGAACTCTTGCCGGCGTCGGGCTCCTACCGCGAATATTGCCGGATAAAAAGCGCCAACTTTCAGGCTATTGGAGCTCACAATGCCGATATCAAAGAGAACCAGGCTTTCATTTCGTTCACCAATCACTTTTTTGCGGAAGGGATGCCGGTTCCCGAGATTTACGCGGTCAATCCGGAGGAGACCTGCTATATCCAGGAGGACCTGGGTGACCTCACCCTTTTTGATTACTTGAGTAGAACGCGCGAACGGGAAGGTTTTTCGAATAAGATTGTTCAGGTTTACAAGCGGGTTTTACGCGAACTGCCTAAACTGCAAATTACGGCGGGACAAGGAATCGACTACTCGTTTTGCTACCCACGCGCGGCATTCGACAAGCAGTCGATGATGTGGGATTTGAACTACTTCAAATACTACTTTTTAAAGCTGGCCAAAATTCCATTTGACGAGCAAGCTTTGGAAGACGATTTCAAGACCTTCACCAAATACTTGTTGCAAGCGGAAAGCGATTACTTTTTGTACCGTGATTTCCAGTCACGCAATATCATGCTCCGCGACAACAAAGTCGCTTTTATCGACTACCAGGGAGGCCGGAAAGGGCCGCTGCAATACGACCTTGCATCCTTGTTATACGATGCTAAGGCCGACATCCCACAGGCAATCCGAAATGAGTTGCTCGAGTTCTACCTCGATGAACTGGAGAAATACAAAGAAGTTAACCGCGATCGTTTCAAAGCTTTCTTTTCCGGCTATGTTCTCATCCGGATTATGCAAGCGATGGGTGCTTACGGCTTCCGCGGATTCTACGAGAAAAAAGAGCATTTCCTAAAGAGTATTCCGTTTGCACTGGATAACCTGGCGTACCTGATCGAAAATCACACGATCCCCGTTCAGTTGAATGAGCTGTTTAAAGTGCTGAGATCGGTTTCAGAATCGGAGTACCTGCGCGAGATAGGCAAGCAAAGCGAAGAACTGACCGTTCGTGTCACCAGCTTCTCCTACAAAAAGGGAATTCCGCACGACCCTTCGGGAAATGGCGGCGGTTTTGTGTTCGATTGCCGGGCAATTCACAATCCCGGCCGTTACGATGAATACAAGCAGTTAACGGGCAAAGATCCTGAAGTAATCGAATTTCTGGAAACCCGTTCTGAAATGGCAGAATTCCTGAAGAACGTAACCGGTTTGGTCGATCAATCGGTGAATACTTATTTGAGAAGGGGCTTTACCAATTTAAGCGTCAACTTTGGTTGTACAGGCGGACAGCACCGATCGGTTTATGCTGCCGAACACATGGCTAAACATTTGAAAAACAATTTCAAGGTAAACGTTGTTCTTACACACCGGGAACAGGATTTCTAA